The proteins below are encoded in one region of Roseovarius bejariae:
- the leuS gene encoding leucine--tRNA ligase, whose translation MSRYSPSEIEAKWQEAWEKAGIFRATRTEDKPKYYVLEMFPYPSGRIHMGHVRNYTMGDVIARYKLATGHNVLHPMGWDAFGMPAENAAMASGGHPKDWTYGNIDDMRAQMKPLGLSIDWSREFATCDPEYYGQQQALFLDFLEKGLVYRKNAVVNWDPVDMTVLANEQVENGRGWRSGALVERRELTQWFFRISDFAGELLDALDGLDNWPAKVRLMQENWIGRSRGLQFAFSLIDGPEGHDRIEVYTTRPDTLNGASFIGVSPDHPLARQLEKDNADLAAFNAECRRMGTSEEELEKAEKKGFDTGLRVRHPFDTSWELPVYVANFILMDYGTGAIFGCPAHDQRDLDFARKYDLPVASTFEPETPGEDYQSPEDGGPAYVPAKSEKVRYVRGFAGEELQTGDHGIDAAIDFCEANGVGQGVTKYRLRDWGLSRQRYWGCPIPVVHCDTCGVVPEKKENLPIQLPYDEGGKPIDFSVPGNPLDRHPTWRDCTCPACGAPAQRETDTMDTFVDSSWYFARFTAPRAETPTDMVEAEYWMNVDQYIGGIEHAILHLLYSRFFARAMQICGHLPEKAIEPFDALFTQGMVTHAIYRTQRDMRPVFHYPEEVIEYSLDGKDFAFLKDDVATLRSEKNDLVNTNDPASMFVRWQGLTPDKKVQVIPSAKMSKSKNNVVDPVSIIEAFGADTARWFVLSDSPPERDVEWTAAGAEAAHKHLNRVWNLCDRIAQMDADAKGEGDEALLREMHKAIHDVTMGVESFGFNAAIARLYAFTNTLAKSKAGAAAQRQAIMTLAQLMSPMTPHLSEDIWAHQGGEGLIVNAPWPKADPAMLVEDSVTLPIQINGKRRAEIEVPKDMDKSEVEKIALATDAVVKALDGAQPKKVIVVPGRIVNVVV comes from the coding sequence ATGTCGCGCTATTCGCCGTCCGAGATCGAAGCCAAGTGGCAAGAGGCATGGGAAAAGGCCGGGATTTTCCGCGCCACCCGGACCGAGGACAAACCCAAGTACTATGTGCTTGAGATGTTCCCCTATCCCTCGGGCCGTATCCACATGGGCCATGTGCGCAATTACACCATGGGCGACGTGATCGCGCGCTACAAGCTGGCCACCGGGCATAACGTGCTGCACCCCATGGGCTGGGACGCCTTCGGGATGCCCGCCGAAAACGCCGCCATGGCATCGGGCGGCCACCCCAAGGATTGGACCTACGGCAATATCGACGACATGCGCGCCCAGATGAAGCCGCTTGGCCTCTCCATCGACTGGAGCCGCGAGTTCGCCACTTGCGATCCCGAATACTATGGCCAGCAACAGGCGCTGTTCCTCGATTTCCTCGAAAAGGGTCTCGTCTATCGCAAGAACGCCGTGGTCAACTGGGACCCGGTGGATATGACCGTGCTGGCCAACGAACAGGTGGAAAACGGGCGCGGCTGGCGCTCGGGCGCTTTGGTGGAACGCCGTGAACTGACCCAATGGTTCTTCCGCATCTCGGATTTCGCCGGGGAATTGCTGGATGCACTGGACGGCCTCGACAACTGGCCCGCCAAAGTGCGCCTGATGCAGGAAAACTGGATTGGCCGGTCGCGCGGGTTGCAGTTCGCCTTCTCGCTCATTGACGGCCCCGAGGGCCACGACCGGATCGAGGTGTATACGACGCGGCCTGACACCCTGAACGGGGCCAGCTTCATCGGCGTGTCGCCCGATCACCCGCTGGCCCGCCAGTTGGAGAAAGACAACGCCGATCTGGCCGCCTTCAACGCCGAATGCCGCCGCATGGGCACCTCGGAAGAGGAACTGGAAAAGGCCGAGAAGAAGGGCTTTGACACCGGGTTGCGCGTGCGCCACCCGTTCGATACCTCGTGGGAACTGCCGGTTTACGTCGCCAACTTCATCTTGATGGATTACGGCACCGGCGCGATCTTCGGCTGCCCCGCGCATGACCAACGCGACCTTGATTTCGCGCGCAAATACGACCTCCCCGTCGCCTCCACGTTCGAGCCGGAAACCCCCGGTGAGGATTATCAAAGCCCCGAAGACGGCGGCCCGGCCTACGTGCCTGCGAAATCCGAGAAAGTCCGCTATGTCAGGGGATTCGCGGGTGAAGAGCTGCAAACCGGCGATCACGGCATCGACGCTGCCATCGACTTCTGCGAGGCCAATGGCGTCGGCCAAGGCGTCACCAAGTACCGCCTGCGCGATTGGGGCCTGAGCCGCCAACGCTACTGGGGCTGCCCGATCCCCGTGGTCCATTGCGACACCTGCGGCGTGGTGCCGGAAAAGAAAGAGAACCTGCCCATCCAACTGCCCTATGACGAGGGCGGCAAGCCGATTGACTTCTCGGTGCCCGGCAACCCGCTTGATCGTCACCCCACGTGGCGCGATTGCACCTGCCCCGCTTGTGGTGCGCCCGCGCAGCGCGAAACCGACACCATGGATACCTTCGTGGATAGCTCATGGTACTTCGCCCGCTTCACAGCACCCCGCGCTGAAACCCCCACCGACATGGTCGAGGCCGAGTATTGGATGAACGTCGATCAATATATCGGCGGGATTGAGCATGCGATCCTGCACCTGCTCTATTCGCGCTTCTTTGCCCGCGCGATGCAGATCTGCGGCCACCTGCCGGAAAAAGCGATCGAACCTTTCGATGCGCTCTTCACCCAAGGCATGGTGACGCATGCAATCTACCGCACGCAAAGAGATATGCGCCCTGTATTCCACTACCCTGAGGAAGTAATTGAATATTCTTTGGATGGAAAAGATTTTGCATTCTTGAAAGATGACGTTGCGACCTTACGATCCGAAAAAAACGATTTAGTGAATACTAACGACCCCGCCAGCATGTTTGTACGATGGCAAGGTTTGACGCCTGACAAGAAAGTGCAAGTCATCCCCTCTGCTAAAATGTCCAAATCTAAAAATAATGTCGTCGACCCGGTCAGCATCATCGAGGCCTTCGGCGCCGACACTGCCCGCTGGTTCGTCCTGTCCGACAGCCCCCCCGAGCGTGACGTGGAATGGACCGCGGCCGGGGCCGAGGCCGCGCATAAGCACCTCAATCGCGTCTGGAACCTCTGTGATCGTATCGCCCAGATGGACGCTGACGCCAAAGGCGAGGGCGACGAGGCCCTGCTGCGCGAGATGCACAAGGCCATCCATGACGTGACGATGGGCGTCGAAAGCTTCGGCTTCAACGCCGCCATCGCGCGGCTTTACGCCTTTACCAACACGCTGGCCAAATCCAAAGCCGGGGCAGCGGCCCAACGTCAGGCCATCATGACCCTTGCGCAACTCATGTCACCCATGACCCCGCATTTGTCCGAAGACATCTGGGCGCACCAAGGCGGCGAGGGCCT
- a CDS encoding glycosyltransferase, giving the protein MKILFIHQNFPGQYKHLAPLLAAQGHQCVALTLKVKKPTKWNGVQVVPYGLPKRSGQNLHPWLVDLDTKVTRGEACWRAARELKDKGFAPDLILAHPGWGESMFLHDVWPQARIGLYCELYHHAEYPHLNFDPEFDKSADTQAQALRIRMKNINNHLHFPAAHAGISPTLFQADTFPSEFRERITLSHDGINTATSCANPDVRLKIEGQVDVTRDDEVITFVNRNLEPYRGYHVFMRALPRLLKERPKAKVLIVGGDEVSYGARPPKGQTWKQIFIDEVKDRIAPEDWERVHFLGRIPYDTFTQLLQVSRVHIYLTYPFVLSWSLMEAMSCQAAIVAGRVAPVEEVITHGETGRLVDFFDGEALVTEVCDLLEDEAARTSLGAAARTLMRERYDLHSICLPRQVEWVKALSEIHVDDRGGVQ; this is encoded by the coding sequence ATGAAAATCCTGTTCATTCACCAGAACTTCCCTGGCCAATACAAGCACCTCGCGCCGCTTCTGGCCGCGCAGGGGCATCAATGCGTGGCGCTGACCTTGAAGGTGAAAAAGCCGACCAAGTGGAACGGTGTACAGGTCGTTCCCTACGGCCTGCCGAAACGGTCGGGGCAGAACCTGCACCCGTGGCTGGTTGACCTGGATACCAAGGTAACGCGGGGTGAAGCCTGTTGGCGGGCGGCGCGGGAGTTGAAGGACAAGGGGTTCGCGCCGGATTTGATCCTGGCGCATCCCGGTTGGGGCGAGTCGATGTTTTTGCACGATGTCTGGCCGCAGGCGCGGATCGGGCTGTATTGCGAACTGTACCACCACGCCGAGTATCCGCACCTGAATTTCGACCCCGAGTTCGACAAATCCGCCGACACGCAGGCGCAGGCCCTGCGTATCCGGATGAAGAACATCAACAACCACCTGCATTTTCCCGCCGCCCATGCCGGCATCAGCCCGACACTGTTTCAAGCCGACACCTTTCCAAGTGAATTTCGCGAACGCATCACCCTCAGCCACGATGGCATCAATACGGCCACCTCATGCGCCAATCCCGATGTACGCTTGAAAATCGAAGGGCAGGTCGACGTGACCCGCGACGATGAGGTGATCACCTTCGTCAATCGCAACCTTGAACCCTATCGCGGGTATCACGTCTTCATGCGTGCCCTGCCCCGGTTGCTCAAGGAACGGCCCAAGGCAAAGGTTCTGATCGTCGGCGGCGACGAGGTGAGCTATGGCGCGCGGCCGCCCAAGGGGCAGACATGGAAACAGATTTTCATCGACGAGGTGAAAGATCGCATCGCCCCAGAGGATTGGGAGCGCGTGCATTTTCTGGGCCGCATCCCTTACGACACGTTCACGCAGCTATTGCAGGTGAGCCGGGTACATATCTACCTCACCTACCCCTTTGTCCTGAGTTGGAGCTTGATGGAGGCGATGAGTTGTCAGGCGGCGATCGTCGCGGGCCGGGTGGCCCCAGTGGAAGAGGTCATCACCCATGGGGAAACCGGGCGGCTGGTGGATTTCTTCGATGGTGAGGCGCTTGTCACCGAGGTTTGTGACCTGTTGGAGGATGAGGCGGCGCGCACAAGCCTTGGAGCGGCGGCGCGAACCCTTATGCGGGAACGATATGACCTGCATTCGATCTGCCTGCCCCGGCAAGTCGAGTGGGTCAAAGCCCTAAGCGAGATACATGTGGATGACCGCGGGGGCGTTCAGTAA
- a CDS encoding DUF3576 domain-containing protein, with protein MMTFSSKIAGLAMASLVVLAGCGERETKLNPKAWEVESGREADKYRNEGGLFDIFSGDADAGVKVNRFLWTASLDVLDFLPVQSADPFTGVISTGYGTPPGGGRAYRATVLISDPALDARSLNVALQTRGGPVSAGTQRAVEDAILARARQLRVQAGRY; from the coding sequence ATGATGACCTTTTCCTCGAAAATCGCCGGCTTGGCCATGGCATCATTGGTCGTATTGGCCGGCTGCGGCGAACGCGAGACAAAGCTGAATCCGAAAGCCTGGGAAGTCGAATCCGGGCGTGAGGCTGATAAGTACCGCAACGAAGGCGGCTTGTTTGACATTTTCTCGGGTGACGCGGATGCCGGGGTCAAGGTCAACCGCTTCCTCTGGACAGCGTCTCTCGATGTGCTCGATTTCCTGCCGGTCCAAAGCGCCGATCCCTTTACCGGCGTGATTTCAACCGGGTACGGCACACCGCCGGGCGGTGGTCGCGCCTATCGCGCGACGGTCCTCATCAGCGACCCGGCGCTTGACGCGCGGTCGCTCAACGTGGCGCTGCAAACCCGTGGCGGCCCTGTCAGTGCAGGCACGCAACGCGCCGTGGAAGACGCGATTCTGGCCCGCGCTCGGCAATTGCGGGTTCAGGCAGGGCGTTACTGA
- a CDS encoding YggS family pyridoxal phosphate-dependent enzyme produces the protein MSLEDIQTRIRKAEAEAGRAKGSVRLIAVSKKQPNERVEAVLDQGHRVFGENRVQEAAAKWPEFREKFEGVELHLIGPLQTNKVRQAFDLCQYIHAVDRPKLAKTIARIAQEEGHCPGVFIQVNTGEEEQKAGILPSEADDFIKECEGLDLPVEGLMCIPPVEEEASLHFALLAKIAARNGLEGLSMGMSGDFEKAIALGATHVRVGSAIFGERNYE, from the coding sequence ATGAGCCTTGAGGACATCCAGACCCGTATCCGCAAAGCCGAGGCCGAGGCCGGACGCGCCAAGGGGAGTGTCAGGCTCATCGCGGTATCGAAAAAGCAACCGAACGAACGGGTCGAGGCGGTTCTGGATCAGGGCCACCGGGTTTTCGGTGAGAACCGCGTGCAGGAAGCCGCCGCTAAGTGGCCGGAATTCCGAGAGAAATTCGAGGGGGTGGAGCTGCACCTGATCGGGCCCTTGCAGACCAACAAGGTGCGGCAGGCCTTTGACCTGTGCCAGTATATCCATGCGGTGGATCGGCCCAAACTGGCGAAAACCATTGCACGGATCGCGCAGGAAGAAGGCCATTGCCCCGGGGTGTTCATTCAGGTGAACACCGGCGAGGAAGAGCAGAAAGCCGGGATACTGCCGAGTGAGGCAGATGATTTCATCAAGGAATGCGAGGGGTTGGACCTGCCTGTCGAAGGGTTGATGTGCATTCCGCCCGTGGAGGAAGAGGCCAGCCTGCATTTCGCCCTTTTGGCAAAGATTGCAGCGCGCAATGGCCTTGAAGGGCTGTCGATGGGGATGAGTGGCGACTTTGAAAAGGCCATCGCCCTTGGGGCCACTCATGTCCGGGTGGGCAGCGCGATCTTCGGCGAGCGAAACTACGAATAA
- a CDS encoding L,D-transpeptidase family protein, whose product MTPDDLVLTPLGLRFRGRRYPCSIGKGGLSACKHEGDGATPVGVHRIVGLMYRPDRMARPTSWAVPITPRDLWSDDSNCEVYNQLVSKPYSGSHESLRRADPLYDLILITDWNWPYAVPNRGSCIFLHQWRRPHYPTEGCIAFRRDHLRRIARGISYGSRLIIRG is encoded by the coding sequence ATGACCCCTGATGACCTTGTCCTGACCCCTTTGGGCCTGCGTTTTCGCGGGCGGCGCTATCCCTGCTCCATTGGTAAGGGCGGGCTAAGTGCTTGTAAACATGAGGGAGATGGCGCAACGCCCGTGGGCGTGCATCGCATTGTCGGCCTGATGTACCGCCCCGACCGCATGGCGCGCCCGACCTCATGGGCCGTGCCGATCACTCCGCGTGACCTGTGGTCGGATGATTCGAATTGTGAAGTCTATAACCAATTGGTATCAAAGCCTTATTCCGGATCGCACGAATCCCTGCGCCGGGCCGACCCGCTTTATGACCTGATCCTCATCACCGACTGGAACTGGCCCTACGCCGTCCCAAACCGTGGATCGTGCATCTTTTTGCACCAATGGCGCAGGCCGCATTACCCCACCGAAGGCTGCATCGCCTTCCGCCGCGATCACCTGCGCCGGATCGCGCGGGGAATCAGCTACGGAAGCCGCCTTATCATCCGCGGTTAG